The following coding sequences are from one Vicugna pacos chromosome 19, VicPac4, whole genome shotgun sequence window:
- the SALL4 gene encoding sal-like protein 4 gives MSRRKQAKPQHINSEEDQGEQQPRQPAPEFADAAPAAPAAGEPGAPMSHPWSGDDTNVDGAVTKRPRREETHICEKCCAEFFSFSEFLDHKKNCTKNPPVLIMNDSEGPMPSEDFSGAVLSHQPHSPSRKDGHREDGGSSGDTKEKPGAEPVVYLKTEAALPPAPQDISYLPKGKVANTNVTLQALRGTKVAVNQRSADVPPAPLPGANSIPWVLEQILCLQQQQLQQIQLTEQIRVQVNMWASHALHSGVAGADTLKTLGSHVSQQVSAAVALLSQKAGSQGLPLDTLKPAKLPHANIPSAASSVSPGLTPFALKPDGTRVLPNVLSRLPGALLPQAPGSVLFQSPFSTVALDPSKKGKGKPPSVSPVDVKPKDEVLHKHKCKYCSKVFGTDSSLQIHLRSHTGERPFVCSVCGHRFTTKGNLKVHFHRHPQVKANPQLFAEFHDKMAAGNGIPYALSGPVPIDESSLSLDSKPVLVTGTPSVGLPQNLSSGTNPKDLMGGPLPNDLQPGPSPESEDGSILSGVGPNHNSPRVGGFQGSGTPEPGSETLKLQQLVENIDKATTDPNECLICHRVLSCQSSLKMHYRTHTGERPFQCKICGRAFSTKGNLKTHLGVHRTNTSTKTQHSCPICQKKFTNAVMLQQHIRMHMGGQIPNTPLPENPCDFTGPEPMMVSENGGASAVCHDDAVESIDVDEVCCQDAPSSSSKVPMPLPSIHSASPTLGLTVMASLDAPGKAGPAPLILQRQSSRENGSVESDGLTNDSSSSVMGDQEYQSRSPDVLETASFQAVSPANSQAESSKSKSPDAGGKADGSESSRTEMEGRSSIPSTFIRAQPTYVKVEVPGAFVGPATMSPGMTPLLAAQPRRQAKQHGCTRCGKNFSSASALQIHERTHTGEKPFVCNICGRAFTTKGNLKVHYMTHGANNSSARRGRKLAIENTMALLGTDGKRVPEMFPKEILAPSVNVDPVVWNQYTTMLNGGLAMKTNEISVIQTGGVSPLPVSLGAGSVVSNTALSKMGGSQAAVSADAEKPGAVDSVPKHQFPHFLEENKIAVS, from the exons ATGTCGAGGCGTAAGCAGGCGAAACCGCAACACATCAACTCGGAGGAGGACCAGGGCGAGCAGCAACCACGGCAGCCGGCCCCGGAGTTTGCAGATGCGGCCCCAGCGGCGCCGGCGGCGGGGGAGCCGg GTGCTCCAATGAGCCACCCATGGAGTGGCGACGACACGAATGTGGACGGAGCGGTCACAAAGAGGCCTCGGCGGGAGGAGACTCACATCTGTGAGAAATGCTGTGCCGAGTTCTTCAGTTTCTCGGAGTTCttagaccacaagaaaaattGCACTAAAAATCCACCTGTCCTCATCATGAACGACAGCGAGGGGCCGATGCCTTCAGAAGACTTCTCCGGGGCTGTGCTGAGCCACCAGCCACACAGTCCCAGCAGGAAGGACGGTCACAGGGAGGATGGTGGCAGCTCAGGGGACACGAAGGAGAAGCCGGGGGCAGAGCCAGTTGTGTACTTGAAGACGGAGGCCGCCCTGCCCCCCGCACCCCAGGACATAAGCTATTTACCCAAAGGCAAAGTGGCTAACACCAACGTCACTCTGCAGGCGCTGCGGGGCACCAAGGTGGCCGTGAACCAGCGGAGCGCAGACGTGCCGCCCGCCCCCCTGCCCGGCGCCAACAGCATCCCCTGGGTGCTCGAGCAGATCTTGtgcctgcagcagcagcagctccagcAGATCCAGCTGACGGAGCAGATCCGCGTTCAGGTGAACATGTGGGCCTCCCACGCCCTCCACTCCGGCGTGGCGGGGGCCGACACCCTGAAGACGCTGGGCAGCCACGTGTCCCAGCAGGTTTCGGCGGCCGTGGCTTTGCTCAGCCAGAAAGCGGGAAGCCAAGGTCTGCCTCTGGACACCTTGAAACCAGCCAAGCTACCTCATGCAAACATCCCTTCCGCCGCCAGCTCTGTGTCCCCCGGGCTGACGCCCTTCGCCCTGAAGCCAGACGGGACCCGGGTGCTCCCCAACGTCCTGTCACGCCTCCCGGGTGCATTGCTACCTCAGGCCCCAGGCTCTGTGCTCTTCCAGAGCCCCTTCTCCACGGTGGCGTTAGACCCGTccaagaaagggaaagggaagccACCGAGTGTGTCCCCGGTGGATGTCAAACCCAAGGACGAGGTCCTCCACAAGCACAAGTGTAAGTACTGTAGCAAGGTTTTTGGGACTGATAGCTCCTTGCAGATCCACCTCCGCTCCCACACCGGAGAGAGACCCTTCGTGTGTTCTGTCTGTGGCCACCGGTTCACCACCAAGGGCAACCTCAAGGTGCACTTTCATCGACATCCCCAGGTGAAGGCAAACCCCCAGCTGTTTGCCGAGTTCCACGACAAAATGGCGGCAGGCAATGGCATTCCCTATGCACTCTCTGGTCCTGTCCCCATAGATGAATCCAGCCTCTCTTTAGACAGCAAGCCTGTCCTTGTGACGGGGACCCCCAGTGTAGGGCTACCTCAGAACCTCTCTTCGGGAACTAACCCCAAGGACCTCATGGGGGGCCCACTGCCCAATGACCTGCAGCCTGGGCCTTCTCCAGAAAGTGAGGATGGATCCATCCTATCTGGGGTGGGGCCAAACCATAACTCCCCGAGGGTTGGTGGCTTCCAAGGGAGTGGGACACCCGAGCCAGGGTCAGAGACTCTGAAATTGCAGCAGCTGGTGGAGAACATCGACAAGGCCACCACTGACCCCAACGAATGTCTCATTTGCCACCGTGTCTTAAGCTGCCAAAGCTCCCTCAAAATGCATTACCGCACCCACACTGGGGAGAGACCGTTCCAGTGTAAAATCTGTGGTCGAGCTTTTTCCACCAAAGGCAACCTGAAGACGCACCTCGGGGTCCACCGAACCAACACGTCCACAAAGACACAGCATTCGTGCCCCATCTGCCAGAAGAAGTTTACCAATGCAGTCATGTTACAGCAGCATATCCGGATGCACATGGGCGGTCAGATTCCCAACACACCTCTGCCGGAGAATCCCTGTGACTTTACGGGTCCTGAGCCAATGATGGTCAGTGAAAACGGAGGCGCGAGTGCCGTCTGTCACGATGATGCTGTTGAAAGCATCGATGTAGATGAAGTCTGTTGTCAGGATGCCCCCAGTAGCTCCTCGAAGGTCCCCATGCCTCTTCCCAGCATCCACTCAGCATCACCTACTCTGGGGTTGACCGTGATGGCTTCCCTAGATGCCCCGGGGAAGGCGGGTCCGGCTCCTCTCATCCTGCAGCGGCAGAGCAGCCGAGAAAACGGTTCGGTGGAGAGTGATGGCCTGACCAACGACTCCTCATCCTCGGTGATGGGAGACCAGGAGTATCAGAGCCGAAGTCCAGACGTCCTGGAGACCGCGTCCTTCCAGGCAGTCTCCCCGGCCAATAGCCAAGCAGAGAGCAGCAAGTCTAAGTCTCCTGATGCTGGCGGCAAAGCAGACGGCTCCGAGAGCAGCCGCACTGAGATGGAAG GTCGGAGCAGCATTCCGTCGACATTTATCCGAGCCCAGCCAACCTATGTGAAAGTTGAAGTTCCTGGTGCGTTTGTGGGTCCTGCAACCATGTCCCCAGGTATGACACCTCTGTTAGCGGCCCAGCCCCGCCGACAGGCCAAGCAGCATGGCTGCACGCGGTGCGGGAAGAACTTCTCGTCCGCCAGTGCTCTTCAGATCCACGAGCGGACGCACACTGGGGAGAAGCCGTTTGTGTGTAACATATGTGGGCGAGCTTTCACCACCAAGGGCAACTTAAAG GTCCATTATATGACGCACGGGGCCAACAATAGCTCGGCCCGCCGGGGGCGGAAGCTGGCCATCGAGAACACCATGGCTCTGTTAGGGACAGACGGGAAGAGGGTCCCCGAGATGTTTCCCAAGGAAATCCTGGCCCCTTCGGTGAACGTGGACCCTGTTGTGTGGAACCAGTACACCACCATGCTCAACGGCGGCCTGGCCATGAAGACCAACGAGATCTCCGTGATCCAGACCGGCGGCGTCTCTCCGCTCCCAGTGTCCCTGGGGGCCGGCTCCGTGGTGAGTAACACCGCGCTCTCCAAGATGGGTGGCTCCCAGGCCGCCGTCAGTGCTGACGCGGAGAAGCCAGGAGCTGTGGACAGCGTTCCCAAACACCAGTTCCCTCacttcctggaggaaaacaagatCGCGGTCAGCTAA